One segment of Candidatus Hydrogenedentota bacterium DNA contains the following:
- a CDS encoding polymer-forming cytoskeletal protein has product MMEPKKKGYSETRVVTIIGPGTMVNGEVKCKGTVRIEGMVSGRIMSDDTIVIHETGRVKADLMAGQIIIGGEVQGNVFAQDRLEITEKGKLLGDITAPRVSIAEGVLFEGACAMRAPGQQPLPAPAAPDIAAEAPPSA; this is encoded by the coding sequence ATGATGGAACCGAAGAAAAAGGGATACAGCGAAACGCGCGTCGTGACGATTATCGGGCCGGGCACGATGGTGAACGGCGAGGTCAAGTGCAAGGGCACCGTGCGTATCGAGGGCATGGTGTCCGGACGCATCATGAGCGACGACACCATTGTCATCCACGAGACCGGCCGCGTAAAGGCCGACCTCATGGCCGGCCAGATCATCATCGGCGGCGAGGTGCAGGGCAACGTGTTTGCCCAGGACCGGCTCGAAATCACCGAAAAAGGCAAACTGCTCGGCGACATTACCGCGCCGCGCGTCAGCATCGCCGAGGGGGTCCTTTTCGAGGGCGCATGCGCCATGCGCGCGCCGGGCCAGCAGCCCCTCCCCGCGCCGGCCGCGCCCGATATCGCCGCGGAAGCGCCGCCAAGCGCCTGA
- a CDS encoding aldolase/citrate lyase family protein, with protein sequence MTSAELQTALRTGRRVYGTCVVSPSPLWPRAMAGAGVDFVFIDTEHIPIERTQLAWMCQTYGALGLPPIVRVPEPDPYRACMALDGGAAGVVFPYVESVSQVRELCGAVKLRPLKGERMQRALAGDPLEPELRDYLAKWNEGRMAIVNVESVPAVERLEEILGVPGLDAVLIGPHDLSLSMGIPERYRDPAFGETVVSIIQKARARNIGAGLHYSFGIEEHIEWARKGANLIVHSSDLVLARDALAADMDRFRNSLGDTPDTARRSTAEAI encoded by the coding sequence ATGACGTCCGCCGAACTCCAGACCGCGCTGCGCACCGGGCGGCGCGTTTACGGCACATGCGTGGTTTCGCCTTCGCCGCTGTGGCCACGGGCAATGGCGGGCGCGGGGGTTGACTTCGTTTTCATTGACACCGAACATATCCCCATCGAACGCACGCAACTGGCTTGGATGTGCCAGACCTATGGCGCGCTGGGTCTGCCGCCGATCGTGCGCGTGCCCGAACCCGATCCGTACCGCGCCTGCATGGCGCTCGACGGCGGCGCGGCGGGCGTCGTTTTTCCTTACGTCGAGTCCGTTTCACAGGTTCGCGAATTGTGCGGCGCCGTCAAGTTACGCCCGCTCAAGGGCGAGCGCATGCAACGCGCGCTCGCCGGCGACCCCCTTGAACCGGAGTTGCGCGACTATCTCGCGAAGTGGAACGAGGGCCGCATGGCCATCGTCAACGTCGAAAGCGTTCCCGCCGTCGAACGGCTCGAAGAGATCCTCGGCGTGCCCGGTCTCGACGCCGTCCTCATCGGCCCGCACGACCTCTCGCTCAGCATGGGCATTCCCGAACGCTACCGCGATCCCGCCTTCGGCGAAACCGTCGTTTCCATCATCCAAAAAGCCCGCGCCCGAAACATCGGGGCGGGGTTGCACTATTCATTCGGCATCGAGGAACACATCGAATGGGCTCGAAAAGGCGCCAACTTGATCGTGCACAGCAGCGATCTCGTCCTTGCCCGCGACGCCCTTGCCGCCGACATGGACCGTTTCCGAAACAGCCTCGGCGACACGCCGGACACGGCACGTCGTTCGACAGCCGAAGCCATTTGA
- a CDS encoding transporter, translating into MKIRFRFVHYLALSGLIAASFFAQAESRQAGEPSEAPPRIEDNSFLIEEAYNQETGVVQHIQTFQYLRDGTWAYTFTQEWPVPNQKHQLSYTIPLFRPDASNGHDGLGDVMINYRYQALASDRVAFSPRLSLILPTGEEKEGLGNDALGFQTNMPVSLTLSTRWTTHLNAGATFIPDAEEAGGAKADLFGYNLGVGLILNAAKNFDLMLESVWFSNESVRENGETERSDAFFLSPGFRFAVNCKSGLQIVPGIAVPIGLGPSDNEVGMFFYLSLEHPFKKTNG; encoded by the coding sequence ATGAAAATTCGCTTCCGATTCGTGCATTATCTGGCGCTGAGCGGGTTGATCGCGGCCTCGTTTTTCGCGCAGGCGGAATCCCGGCAGGCGGGCGAACCGTCCGAAGCGCCGCCGCGCATCGAAGACAATTCCTTCTTGATCGAGGAGGCCTACAACCAGGAAACGGGCGTCGTTCAACACATCCAGACGTTCCAATACCTGCGCGACGGCACGTGGGCATACACCTTTACCCAGGAATGGCCCGTGCCCAATCAAAAACATCAGTTGTCGTATACCATCCCGCTCTTTCGGCCCGACGCCTCCAACGGCCACGACGGATTGGGCGACGTGATGATCAATTACCGTTACCAGGCCCTCGCGTCGGATCGCGTGGCCTTCTCCCCCCGTCTCTCGCTGATCCTGCCGACAGGCGAGGAAAAGGAGGGTCTCGGCAACGATGCGCTTGGATTCCAGACGAACATGCCGGTCAGCCTCACGCTTTCCACGCGATGGACAACCCATCTCAATGCGGGGGCCACGTTTATCCCGGACGCCGAGGAAGCGGGCGGCGCCAAAGCCGATCTGTTCGGCTACAACCTTGGCGTCGGCCTGATTCTGAATGCGGCAAAGAACTTCGATCTGATGCTGGAATCCGTGTGGTTCTCGAATGAATCCGTGCGGGAAAACGGGGAAACGGAACGATCGGATGCGTTTTTCCTCAGTCCGGGGTTTCGGTTTGCCGTCAACTGCAAGTCGGGATTGCAGATTGTGCCGGGAATCGCGGTCCCGATAGGCCTGGGTCCCAGCGATAACGAAGTGGGAATGTTTTTTTATTTGAGCCTTGAACACCCATTCAAAAAAACGAACGGCTAG
- a CDS encoding archease, protein MSFRFLEHTADIRAECEAPTFEGLLEEAARALYAVAMANVRNDGGDTRTVALDTQSREECLVRWLQELIFLLETEQFVAVRFAFTRKNGESLVIRASGYRCTGSERAMEVKSATYHALEMESSESGWIARIVFDV, encoded by the coding sequence ATGTCTTTTCGTTTTCTCGAACATACGGCCGACATCCGCGCCGAGTGCGAAGCGCCCACGTTCGAGGGGCTGCTCGAAGAAGCCGCGCGCGCGTTGTATGCCGTCGCGATGGCGAACGTCCGGAACGACGGCGGGGATACGCGCACCGTGGCGCTGGATACACAAAGCAGGGAAGAATGCCTCGTTCGATGGCTTCAGGAGTTGATCTTCCTGCTCGAAACCGAACAATTCGTGGCGGTCCGCTTTGCGTTTACGCGCAAGAACGGGGAATCACTGGTAATCCGCGCTTCGGGTTATCGTTGTACCGGCTCCGAACGCGCCATGGAGGTCAAGAGCGCGACCTACCACGCGCTCGAAATGGAATCCTCGGAATCCGGCTGGATTGCGCGAATCGTTTTCGATGTGTAA
- a CDS encoding ADP-ribosylglycohydrolase family protein: MKFWLVGVCVGLVLAGQSPGDTFALDQERYLDKCKGAWVGQMIGVCFGDIYEFKSNGKTVEGPLEPWKPERIRGAIGQDDCYVEMTFLKTLETHGLNPTYEQAGADFAATQFPLWHANRVGRDNVRRGIMPPLSGHFEHNRHADDIDFQIEADLFGILCPGMPQESNRLGNIFGHIMNYGDGVYGGLFVAGMYTEAYFEDNDVEKVVRAGLACIPAESLYYKCIADVIEWHKEHPGDWLAAWNKIEEKWQDDVDCAPGDPFNIDAKLNGAYIVMGLLYGGGDLAKTLEIAVRCGQDNDCNPSNAAGVLCCMKGFSALDPHWTDGFAAIEDTRFDHTGYSFKTLIPACRKLTEAIIRQAGGEVKDGVYLINRQEPKAPEPLEQWTDQMKILSVPIMPAEMAAWNPAWRLAACGTDMQPGIHRKFQRDNVLLLHPVNRETPAVITAELAVPSAKKPVLEMEVTSDPKGDFVLKVFVNDSLAVEKRIASHGKWQTVTVDLSKYAGQTVPVRIENHANGWEFEAAYVSTVRIAGAG, from the coding sequence ATGAAATTCTGGCTTGTTGGCGTGTGCGTGGGTCTTGTCCTGGCGGGTCAGTCGCCGGGCGATACGTTTGCCTTGGACCAAGAACGATATCTCGACAAATGCAAAGGGGCTTGGGTCGGCCAGATGATCGGCGTGTGCTTCGGCGACATCTACGAGTTCAAGTCGAACGGGAAAACGGTCGAGGGGCCGCTCGAACCCTGGAAACCCGAACGCATTCGGGGCGCCATCGGACAGGACGATTGCTATGTCGAAATGACGTTCCTCAAGACGCTGGAGACCCACGGCCTCAACCCCACCTACGAACAGGCGGGCGCCGATTTCGCCGCCACGCAGTTTCCGCTCTGGCATGCGAACCGCGTCGGACGCGACAACGTGCGCCGGGGCATCATGCCGCCGCTGTCGGGCCATTTCGAGCACAACCGGCACGCGGACGACATTGATTTTCAGATCGAAGCGGACCTGTTCGGCATTCTCTGTCCCGGCATGCCGCAGGAATCGAACCGGCTCGGCAATATTTTCGGGCACATCATGAATTACGGCGACGGCGTGTACGGCGGATTGTTCGTCGCGGGCATGTATACCGAGGCCTATTTCGAGGATAACGACGTCGAGAAGGTCGTCCGGGCGGGGCTGGCCTGCATTCCGGCCGAATCCCTGTATTACAAGTGCATCGCCGACGTGATCGAATGGCACAAGGAGCATCCCGGCGACTGGCTCGCGGCATGGAACAAGATTGAGGAAAAATGGCAGGACGACGTGGACTGCGCGCCCGGCGATCCCTTCAACATTGACGCGAAACTCAACGGGGCCTATATCGTCATGGGGCTGTTGTACGGCGGGGGGGATCTGGCGAAAACCCTCGAAATAGCCGTGCGGTGCGGCCAGGACAACGACTGCAATCCGTCGAACGCCGCCGGCGTGCTGTGCTGCATGAAGGGCTTTTCCGCGCTCGATCCGCATTGGACGGACGGCTTCGCGGCCATTGAAGACACGCGTTTCGATCACACCGGGTACTCGTTCAAGACGCTGATTCCCGCGTGCCGGAAACTCACCGAGGCCATCATCCGCCAGGCGGGCGGCGAAGTGAAAGACGGGGTCTATCTCATCAACCGCCAGGAACCGAAAGCGCCGGAACCGCTGGAACAGTGGACCGATCAGATGAAAATCCTGTCCGTGCCCATTATGCCCGCGGAGATGGCCGCGTGGAATCCGGCATGGCGTCTCGCGGCCTGCGGAACGGACATGCAACCCGGCATCCACCGAAAATTTCAGCGCGACAACGTCCTGCTGCTCCATCCCGTGAATCGTGAAACGCCCGCCGTCATCACGGCGGAACTGGCGGTTCCTTCCGCGAAGAAACCTGTGCTTGAAATGGAGGTAACCTCCGATCCGAAAGGCGATTTCGTCCTGAAGGTTTTCGTGAACGATTCCCTCGCGGTCGAAAAACGAATTGCCTCGCACGGCAAATGGCAGACGGTGACGGTTGACCTTTCAAAATACGCCGGCCAAACGGTGCCGGTGCGCATCGAAAACCATGCAAACGGGTGGGAGTTCGAGGCGGCGTATGTTTCAACCGTGCGGATTGCCGGCGCCGGCTGA
- a CDS encoding bifunctional (p)ppGpp synthetase/guanosine-3',5'-bis(diphosphate) 3'-pyrophosphohydrolase, whose product MMRTEFTKLLKLIRKNSPGVDLDIIRRAYRMADRAHAGQFRLSGDPYLSHPLAVARILAMLNLDTITVVAGLLHDVVEDTPITREDLQNEFGETVAMLVEAVTKIGAMPAPQVSSRAEKQAASLRKMLVATVRDVRVLLIKLADRLHNMRTIEFLPPDKIERISRETMDIYAPLAHRLGIARWKWELEDHAFHRLYPTEYKEVAARVAMKRREREEWLGKTIEFLSRQLAAEGIAAQVIGRPKHLYSIYRKMLRQGKDFDEIRDIQAIRIITTRESECYEALGVVHRLWTPIAGGFKDYIAMAKANGYQSIHSSIMCEDGMPLEIQIRTEEMDRTAQEGIAAHWKYKEGYAFSDTRMEEDLKWLKQMFESLREEDAADEFLDDVRRGVQMSEVFVFTPKGEIRELPAGATPLDFAYSIHTDIGHRCFGARVNGRIVPISYTLQTGDSVEILTSKNQTPHVDWLDIVVSARARAKIRQRLREMGEIEPLEPEKPKAAPPRPAVAKAPVRVVDEATRGKLIRVEGAKNMAVSFAKCCNPMPGHEVIGYATRGTGIIIHRADCGNFLRTRRDPGRMIEASWEGERRVHASLRVTTGARPTMLADITNAIAPLNINITHAQFMPGENGQRNFDVAFDASDKGVVDRVVRVIRTVPGVVDIAVHPVPDTPKPGHK is encoded by the coding sequence ATGATGCGGACTGAATTCACAAAACTTCTGAAGCTGATCCGGAAAAATTCTCCCGGCGTGGACTTGGACATCATCCGGCGCGCCTACCGCATGGCCGATCGCGCCCATGCGGGGCAGTTCCGGCTTTCAGGCGATCCCTATCTTTCGCATCCGCTGGCCGTGGCGCGGATTTTGGCCATGCTGAACCTTGACACGATAACGGTTGTGGCGGGTTTGCTGCATGACGTCGTCGAGGACACCCCCATTACACGCGAGGACCTTCAAAACGAGTTTGGCGAAACGGTCGCCATGCTCGTCGAGGCCGTGACAAAGATCGGCGCGATGCCGGCGCCGCAGGTGTCCTCGCGCGCGGAAAAGCAGGCGGCCAGCCTCCGCAAGATGCTCGTGGCCACGGTGCGCGACGTTCGCGTGCTGCTTATCAAACTGGCCGACCGGCTGCACAACATGCGCACCATCGAATTCCTCCCACCGGACAAAATCGAACGTATCTCGCGCGAGACGATGGACATCTACGCGCCGCTCGCGCACCGGCTCGGCATCGCCCGCTGGAAATGGGAACTGGAAGATCATGCCTTTCACCGGCTGTATCCGACCGAATACAAGGAAGTTGCGGCGCGGGTGGCCATGAAACGACGCGAACGCGAGGAATGGCTCGGAAAAACCATCGAATTCTTGTCGCGGCAACTGGCCGCGGAAGGAATCGCCGCGCAGGTCATCGGCCGACCAAAGCACCTGTACAGCATTTACCGAAAAATGCTCCGACAAGGCAAGGATTTCGACGAAATCCGGGACATCCAGGCCATCCGAATCATTACGACGCGGGAATCGGAATGCTACGAGGCGCTCGGCGTGGTTCACCGCCTGTGGACGCCGATCGCGGGCGGTTTCAAGGATTATATCGCGATGGCGAAGGCCAACGGATACCAGTCCATTCACTCGTCCATCATGTGCGAGGACGGCATGCCGCTCGAAATCCAGATTCGCACGGAAGAGATGGATCGCACGGCCCAGGAAGGCATCGCCGCGCATTGGAAATACAAGGAAGGGTATGCGTTTTCCGACACGCGCATGGAGGAAGACCTCAAGTGGCTCAAGCAAATGTTCGAGTCGCTCCGGGAAGAGGATGCCGCCGACGAATTCCTCGACGACGTCCGCCGCGGCGTGCAGATGTCCGAGGTGTTCGTGTTCACCCCCAAGGGCGAAATCCGGGAGTTGCCCGCCGGCGCCACCCCGCTCGATTTCGCCTACAGCATCCACACGGACATCGGCCACCGGTGTTTCGGCGCGCGGGTCAACGGGCGCATCGTGCCCATCAGTTATACGCTGCAAACCGGCGACAGTGTCGAAATTCTGACATCGAAGAATCAGACGCCGCATGTGGATTGGCTGGATATCGTCGTCAGCGCGCGCGCCCGCGCGAAGATCCGGCAACGCCTGCGCGAGATGGGAGAAATCGAACCGCTTGAACCGGAAAAACCCAAGGCGGCTCCGCCGCGTCCGGCGGTGGCCAAGGCGCCGGTCCGCGTGGTGGACGAAGCCACGCGCGGCAAGTTGATCCGGGTCGAGGGCGCGAAAAACATGGCCGTATCCTTTGCCAAATGCTGCAATCCCATGCCCGGCCACGAGGTGATTGGATACGCCACACGCGGCACGGGCATCATCATTCACCGCGCCGATTGCGGCAATTTCCTGCGTACCCGGCGCGATCCCGGCCGCATGATCGAAGCGTCGTGGGAAGGCGAGCGGCGCGTCCATGCGTCGCTGCGCGTGACCACCGGCGCACGGCCCACGATGCTGGCCGACATCACGAACGCCATCGCCCCGCTCAACATCAATATCACCCACGCGCAATTCATGCCCGGCGAAAACGGCCAGCGAAATTTCGACGTGGCTTTCGACGCTTCGGATAAGGGCGTGGTGGACCGTGTCGTGCGTGTCATCCGAACGGTTCCCGGCGTGGTGGACATTGCCGTACATCCCGTCCCGGACACGCCGAAGCCCGGGCACAAATAA
- the uvrB gene encoding excinuclease ABC subunit UvrB encodes MDRFELISPFRPEGDQPEAIRELVEGLREGRRHQVLLGVTGSGKTFTIANVIARVNRPALVLAHNKILAAQLYGEFKSLFPNNAVEYFVSYYDYYQPEAYIPSTDTYIEKDSSINDEIDKMRHSATRSLLSRRDCLIVASVSCIYGIGSPELYRQLRVEIERGAELPREKLIAGLVAMQYTRNDVDFHRGTFRVRGDIVDIFPMYEADIAVRVEFFGDQVDHLVEIDPLRGVAVRKPRMVTIYPGTHYATTADIMERALRTIRAELDERLAELKGANRLLEAQRLDQRTRYDLEMMKEIGYCSGIENYSRHLDGRRPGEPPYTLLDYFPDDAIIIIDESHMSIPQLNGMYRGDRSRKDKLVEYGFRLPSAVDNRPLTFAEFEARVNQCIYVSATPAEYELRKSEGVVVEQVVRPTGLTDPEVEVRPAATQVDDLLDEIRRCAKRGERVLVTTLTKRMAEDLTDYYSDLGVRVRYMHSDVETLERIELVRALRKGDYDVLVGINLLREGLDIPEVALVAILDADKEGYLRSETSLVQTCGRAARHLGGRVIMYADKITGSMDRALREMNRRRKKQIQYNKKHKITPRSIQKAIPDLLANICERDYVTVRIAAEDDDAYIPTHDLAKTIGKLRHQMREAAAKMEFEKAAEYRDRIRALEQRQIEEM; translated from the coding sequence ATGGACCGCTTTGAATTGATCAGCCCGTTCCGGCCGGAAGGGGATCAACCGGAGGCGATTCGTGAACTGGTCGAGGGCTTGCGGGAAGGCCGCCGGCACCAGGTGCTGCTGGGCGTGACGGGTTCCGGAAAGACATTTACCATCGCGAACGTCATCGCGCGGGTCAACCGGCCGGCGCTGGTGCTCGCCCACAACAAGATCCTCGCGGCGCAACTTTACGGCGAGTTCAAATCGCTGTTTCCGAACAATGCCGTCGAGTATTTCGTCAGTTACTACGACTATTACCAGCCGGAAGCGTACATTCCCTCGACCGACACGTACATCGAAAAGGATTCGTCCATCAACGACGAAATAGACAAGATGCGGCACTCGGCCACGCGGTCGCTGCTGAGCCGGCGGGATTGCCTGATTGTGGCGAGCGTGTCGTGCATTTACGGCATCGGATCACCGGAGTTGTACCGGCAGTTGCGCGTCGAGATCGAACGCGGCGCGGAACTCCCGCGCGAAAAACTCATCGCGGGCCTTGTCGCGATGCAGTACACGCGCAACGATGTGGATTTCCACCGCGGGACATTTCGTGTGCGGGGCGACATCGTGGACATTTTCCCGATGTATGAGGCGGATATCGCCGTGCGGGTGGAATTCTTCGGCGACCAGGTGGACCACCTCGTGGAAATTGATCCACTGCGCGGGGTGGCCGTGCGCAAGCCGCGCATGGTCACGATTTACCCTGGCACGCATTACGCCACGACCGCCGACATCATGGAACGCGCGCTGCGCACCATCCGCGCTGAACTGGACGAGCGCCTCGCGGAACTGAAGGGGGCGAACCGTCTGCTCGAAGCGCAGCGCCTCGATCAGCGCACCCGCTACGACCTCGAAATGATGAAGGAAATCGGCTATTGCAGCGGCATCGAAAACTATTCGCGCCATCTCGACGGGCGGCGTCCCGGCGAGCCGCCCTACACCCTGCTCGATTATTTTCCGGATGACGCAATCATCATCATTGATGAAAGCCACATGTCCATTCCGCAACTCAACGGCATGTATCGCGGCGACCGTTCGCGCAAGGACAAACTCGTCGAATACGGATTCCGGCTGCCGTCGGCGGTGGACAACCGGCCGCTGACCTTTGCCGAATTCGAAGCGCGCGTCAACCAGTGCATCTACGTCAGCGCGACGCCCGCCGAATACGAACTCCGTAAAAGCGAGGGCGTTGTCGTCGAACAAGTCGTGCGACCCACGGGCCTGACCGATCCCGAAGTCGAAGTCCGGCCCGCCGCGACCCAAGTGGACGATCTGCTCGACGAAATCCGGCGATGCGCGAAACGGGGCGAGCGCGTGCTGGTCACGACTCTGACCAAGCGCATGGCTGAAGACCTGACGGACTATTATTCGGACCTCGGTGTGCGCGTGCGCTACATGCACTCCGACGTGGAGACGCTCGAACGAATCGAACTCGTGCGCGCTTTGCGAAAAGGCGACTATGACGTGCTCGTGGGCATCAATCTGTTGCGCGAGGGACTCGACATTCCGGAAGTGGCGCTCGTTGCGATTCTCGATGCCGACAAGGAAGGCTATCTGCGGTCCGAAACGAGCCTCGTGCAGACCTGTGGACGCGCCGCGCGGCATCTGGGCGGGCGCGTGATCATGTATGCGGACAAAATAACCGGTTCGATGGATCGCGCGCTGCGTGAGATGAACCGCCGCCGGAAAAAACAGATCCAGTACAATAAAAAACACAAGATCACGCCGCGATCCATCCAGAAGGCCATCCCGGACCTGCTGGCGAACATCTGTGAGCGCGACTATGTCACCGTGCGAATAGCGGCGGAAGACGACGACGCCTACATTCCCACCCACGATCTGGCCAAAACGATTGGCAAACTCCGCCATCAAATGCGCGAAGCCGCCGCAAAAATGGAATTCGAGAAGGCCGCCGAATACCGCGACCGCATCCGTGCGCTCGAACAGCGTCAGATTGAGGAAATGTAA
- a CDS encoding cyclic nucleotide-binding domain-containing protein, whose translation MLGWGREKKETHEPERKPVMPESRAMPPPAAATAPSPAIPSQPSPPTKTLEDLLLETGTISEEQLQKAKEKQAREGGFLGQILVDMQCIGDDSLTSFLAKHCRIPHLSLLDYLIDENLLKLVPKDICEKYCVLPIDRLGRNLTVAMVNPLDAKALEAVRKACPDLRIKPILCAYNHYQTVSQKLFNPEARKSSSLSMTSLGLLSPKAKTEKPPAISEPEPPPALEPAAEPESKPEPVPLQPPSPSLRETTTAPPTPTPVEAKPLMDSDMLLDTLFGQAPAVSMNRPPSPAPVAPVAATAPAAPAMSSTNMDSSLIIREMLSVMQDSMYDTYAVLARRMDLFHGLAAADVAKIFAKGVTREFETGEVIFRKGDAGAELYVILSGKVEIRDNGRVLALLDKGDMFGEMALGGDQTRSATATAADTTSALVLSNDIIHNVLGKEAALRILENIVITLSARLRAANERIAHSEAGGA comes from the coding sequence ATGCTCGGATGGGGCCGCGAAAAAAAAGAAACGCATGAGCCGGAACGGAAGCCCGTCATGCCGGAAAGCCGGGCCATGCCGCCGCCGGCGGCTGCGACCGCGCCGTCTCCGGCCATCCCCTCGCAACCTTCCCCGCCTACGAAAACCCTCGAGGACCTGTTGCTCGAAACGGGCACCATCTCCGAGGAACAACTGCAAAAAGCCAAGGAAAAACAGGCGCGGGAGGGCGGTTTCTTGGGCCAGATTCTTGTGGACATGCAGTGCATCGGGGACGATTCGCTCACCTCGTTTCTCGCCAAGCATTGCCGCATTCCGCATCTGAGCCTGCTGGACTATCTCATTGACGAGAACTTGTTGAAACTGGTGCCGAAGGATATCTGCGAGAAATATTGCGTGCTGCCCATAGACCGGCTGGGACGCAACCTGACGGTCGCCATGGTCAATCCGCTCGACGCCAAGGCCCTCGAAGCGGTACGGAAGGCGTGCCCCGATTTGCGCATCAAGCCCATTTTGTGCGCGTACAATCATTACCAGACCGTGTCCCAAAAATTGTTCAACCCGGAAGCCCGGAAATCGTCTTCTCTTTCGATGACCAGCCTTGGCCTGTTGTCGCCGAAAGCCAAGACTGAAAAACCGCCCGCGATATCCGAACCGGAGCCGCCGCCGGCGCTCGAACCGGCGGCTGAACCGGAGTCCAAGCCGGAACCTGTACCCCTTCAGCCTCCATCTCCGTCTCTGCGGGAAACCACAACGGCGCCGCCGACGCCGACGCCCGTTGAAGCCAAGCCGCTGATGGACAGCGACATGCTGTTGGACACGCTTTTTGGCCAAGCGCCCGCCGTTTCAATGAATAGACCGCCTTCCCCGGCGCCCGTCGCGCCCGTTGCGGCCACCGCCCCCGCCGCGCCGGCGATGTCATCCACCAACATGGATTCATCGCTGATTATCCGCGAGATGTTGTCGGTCATGCAGGACAGCATGTACGACACGTATGCCGTGCTGGCGCGCCGGATGGACCTGTTTCACGGCCTGGCCGCCGCGGATGTCGCGAAGATTTTCGCCAAGGGCGTCACGCGTGAATTCGAGACCGGCGAAGTCATCTTTCGCAAAGGCGACGCAGGCGCCGAGTTGTACGTCATCCTGAGCGGCAAGGTCGAGATTCGCGATAACGGCCGTGTGCTGGCCCTGCTCGACAAGGGCGATATGTTCGGGGAAATGGCGTTGGGCGGCGATCAGACGCGCAGCGCCACCGCCACGGCCGCCGATACGACCAGCGCGCTGGTGTTGAGCAACGACATCATCCACAACGTCCTCGGCAAAGAGGCCGCCCTGCGCATTCTCGAAAATATCGTGATTACGCTCAGCGCGCGCTTGCGGGCCGCCAATGAGCGGATTGCCCACTCGGAAGCCGGCGGCGCGTGA
- a CDS encoding YraN family protein, with protein sequence MPRWLSRLIPFFDRAPRPLGRQGEDLAARWLRGAGYAILGRNVHIGRYEVDIIARDGDTTVFVEVKTRRSDALAPPEQNVGPIKRRKLASAARRYAARENNPGMYYRFDIVSVVIPETGRPRITLFKDAFGAQ encoded by the coding sequence ATGCCCCGCTGGTTGAGCCGCCTGATTCCGTTTTTCGACCGCGCGCCGCGTCCGTTGGGCCGGCAGGGGGAAGATTTGGCGGCCCGATGGCTTCGCGGGGCCGGATACGCGATATTGGGCCGCAATGTGCATATCGGGCGGTACGAAGTGGATATCATCGCGCGCGACGGCGACACGACGGTCTTCGTCGAGGTGAAAACGCGAAGAAGCGATGCGCTGGCCCCGCCGGAGCAGAACGTCGGCCCGATCAAGCGGCGGAAACTGGCCTCCGCGGCGCGGCGGTATGCCGCCCGGGAGAACAATCCCGGCATGTATTATCGCTTCGACATCGTTTCGGTGGTCATTCCTGAAACGGGGCGACCCCGGATTACGCTGTTCAAGGACGCCTTCGGCGCGCAGTGA